From the Maioricimonas rarisocia genome, one window contains:
- the gcvH gene encoding glycine cleavage system protein GcvH translates to MDPSQLKYARTHEWVHLEGDVATIGISKFAVEELTDLVYIDLPTPGDQLTKGATFGEVESVKAVSDLYSPVAGEVVEANNALPDDLAALSDDPYGKGWMVRVKVSNASDLDDLMDAIAYEEFCKSQG, encoded by the coding sequence ATGGATCCTTCACAGTTGAAGTACGCACGGACGCACGAGTGGGTGCACCTCGAGGGCGACGTTGCCACGATCGGCATCAGCAAGTTCGCCGTCGAGGAACTGACCGACCTCGTCTACATCGATCTGCCGACGCCGGGAGATCAGCTGACGAAGGGGGCCACCTTCGGTGAGGTCGAGAGCGTCAAAGCCGTCAGCGATCTGTATTCCCCCGTAGCCGGTGAGGTCGTCGAGGCCAACAATGCACTGCCGGATGATCTGGCCGCACTGTCGGATGATCCGTACGGCAAGGGCTGGATGGTGCGCGTGAAAGTCAGCAATGCGTCCGACCTGGACGACCTGATGGAC
- the rpiB gene encoding ribose 5-phosphate isomerase B, protein MKIAVASDHRGVRVKGQILAQIKDLGHEGVDYGPGDDASVDYPDYARQVADAVGSGELDRGILICGTGMGMCIAANKFRGVRAVSCHDDVTAEMSRRHNNANVMCLSADLLGDRLLGRIVEIWLRTEFEGGRHQRRIDKISDIEKTCCGEPEAVPGVDSAQGS, encoded by the coding sequence ATGAAAATTGCTGTCGCGAGCGATCATCGGGGCGTCCGCGTGAAGGGTCAGATTCTCGCCCAGATCAAGGACCTGGGACACGAGGGAGTCGACTACGGACCCGGTGACGATGCCAGCGTCGACTATCCGGACTACGCCCGCCAGGTTGCCGATGCCGTCGGTTCCGGCGAACTGGACCGTGGCATCCTGATCTGCGGGACAGGAATGGGCATGTGCATCGCTGCGAACAAGTTTCGCGGCGTCCGTGCCGTCTCGTGTCACGATGATGTGACGGCCGAGATGAGTCGTCGCCACAACAACGCGAACGTGATGTGCCTCTCCGCCGATCTGCTCGGAGACCGGTTGCTCGGACGCATTGTCGAGATCTGGTTACGGACCGAGTTCGAAGGCGGACGCCACCAGCGTCGCATCGACAAGATTTCCGATATCGAGAAGACGTGCTGCGGCGAGCCGGAAGCCGTTCCGGGAGTCGACTCCGCTCAGGGCAGCTGA
- a CDS encoding arsenate reductase/protein-tyrosine-phosphatase family protein — protein MPTLVDLSSAPDPRDQLHETLQQLTGGANVGLPTETSYIAARLARGTAGLEKLRTACGDSSEPLTLVMASRESVLDFVSPVEGAAERLLRRCWPGPVVASMDVEPESGLFGRLDAEVRDAVIREGVARFWVPGHPLMREILRLLPAPLVVRTCGGNSLARTGQELIEQFGDVLETVLDDGPARFGQPATRVRISHDRWTVEQEGVVGETTLTRLASQLFVFVCTGNTCRSPMAEALFRKLLCESLDCEEDELAERGFVVASAGISARPGMPAAPEAVQLLARDRVDLSGHASQPLTEQLLLQADRIWTMTAGHRMAILGSYPHLTDRVQLLSEAGKDISDPIGGGMNEYTSCRNEILECIRQVMTSMAEPPNEAEES, from the coding sequence ATGCCTACACTGGTTGATCTCAGTTCGGCGCCCGATCCGCGCGACCAGCTGCACGAAACGTTGCAACAGCTCACCGGTGGGGCGAACGTCGGCTTGCCGACCGAAACGTCCTACATTGCGGCCCGACTGGCACGGGGGACGGCCGGCCTCGAGAAACTGCGAACGGCTTGCGGCGATTCGTCGGAACCGCTCACTCTGGTGATGGCATCCCGCGAATCGGTCCTGGACTTTGTGTCACCCGTTGAGGGGGCCGCCGAACGGTTGCTCAGGCGGTGCTGGCCCGGTCCGGTCGTGGCATCGATGGATGTCGAGCCTGAAAGCGGGTTGTTCGGAAGGCTGGATGCCGAAGTTCGCGACGCGGTCATTCGGGAGGGCGTGGCACGGTTCTGGGTGCCCGGACATCCCCTGATGCGGGAGATCCTGCGGCTTTTGCCGGCCCCGCTGGTGGTTCGTACGTGCGGGGGGAACTCGCTGGCGCGGACTGGTCAGGAGTTGATCGAGCAGTTCGGCGACGTACTCGAGACTGTTCTCGATGACGGGCCGGCGCGGTTTGGCCAGCCGGCCACCCGAGTGCGGATCAGCCATGACCGGTGGACAGTGGAACAGGAAGGTGTGGTGGGGGAGACAACCTTGACGCGATTGGCGAGCCAGTTGTTTGTATTCGTCTGCACGGGAAACACGTGTCGCAGCCCGATGGCCGAGGCATTGTTTCGTAAATTGCTCTGCGAGTCGTTAGACTGTGAAGAAGACGAACTCGCTGAGCGAGGCTTTGTTGTGGCTTCTGCCGGCATCTCGGCCCGTCCAGGTATGCCGGCAGCGCCGGAAGCGGTTCAGTTACTGGCCCGGGATCGCGTCGACCTGTCGGGACACGCGAGTCAGCCGTTGACCGAACAGCTGTTACTCCAGGCCGATCGGATCTGGACGATGACGGCTGGCCACCGGATGGCGATCCTCGGGTCCTATCCCCACCTGACCGACCGGGTGCAGTTGCTCTCGGAGGCAGGAAAAGACATCTCGGATCCGATTGGTGGCGGAATGAACGAGTACACCAGCTGCCGCAACGAGATCCTGGAGTGTATCCGGCAGGTCATGACATCGATGGCCGAGCCGCCGAACGAGGCTGAGGAATCATGA
- a CDS encoding DUF1501 domain-containing protein, translating into MDPHTESLLRSSRREMFQRVGTGVGSIALASLLAGDAPATSARGASTDGTKTHYPPRAKNVIFLHMVGAPSHLDLFDYKPELVRLNGQPLPDDLWEGLRLAFIRKKPGLLGTAFKFHKHGESGLELSELLPHLGQVADELCVIKSLHTEHFNHAPAQLYFQTGFERFGRPSLGSWVNYGLGSENSNLPGFVVMITGNVAGAGNSLWGSGFLPSRYQGIEFRSQGDPVLFLSNPDGIDSGDRRRIIDSINHLNRIQLADVGDPEIATRINQYEMAYRMQASVPELMDTSAEPEHIHEMYGTQPGKPSFANNCLLARRLVERGVRFVQLFDQGWDHHGSVFPSLQRKCKQVDQPIAALIQDLRQRGLLDETLVVWGAEFGRTPMVQDRANTGRPNDKVGRDHHKDAYSVWMAGGGVKGGFSYGRTDDIGFHVVENPMHVNDFHATLLHLLGVDHEQLTFRFQGRDFRLTDVGGVVARDVLA; encoded by the coding sequence ATGGATCCGCACACCGAATCGCTGCTCCGTTCGTCCCGCCGCGAGATGTTTCAGCGTGTGGGCACCGGAGTCGGCTCGATTGCACTGGCTTCGCTGCTGGCGGGTGACGCTCCGGCGACATCGGCGCGTGGTGCTTCGACTGACGGAACGAAGACGCACTACCCGCCGCGCGCGAAGAACGTGATCTTCCTGCACATGGTCGGGGCGCCGTCGCATCTCGACCTGTTCGACTACAAGCCGGAACTGGTCCGTCTGAACGGTCAGCCGCTGCCGGATGATCTGTGGGAAGGCCTGCGACTGGCCTTCATCCGCAAGAAGCCGGGGTTGCTGGGGACGGCGTTCAAGTTCCACAAGCATGGCGAAAGCGGACTGGAGCTGTCGGAACTGCTTCCGCACCTGGGGCAGGTGGCCGACGAACTGTGCGTGATCAAGTCGCTGCACACCGAGCACTTCAACCACGCGCCCGCGCAGCTGTACTTCCAGACCGGCTTCGAGCGGTTTGGCCGTCCGTCCCTTGGTTCGTGGGTCAACTACGGACTGGGAAGCGAGAACTCCAATCTGCCGGGGTTCGTGGTGATGATCACCGGCAACGTCGCCGGGGCGGGCAACAGTCTGTGGGGAAGCGGGTTTCTTCCGAGCCGGTATCAGGGGATCGAATTTCGCTCGCAGGGAGATCCTGTGCTGTTTCTGTCGAATCCGGACGGCATCGACTCCGGTGACCGGCGGAGAATCATCGACAGCATCAACCATCTCAACCGGATCCAGCTGGCTGACGTGGGCGACCCGGAGATCGCCACCCGAATCAACCAGTACGAGATGGCGTACCGGATGCAGGCGTCCGTCCCGGAGCTGATGGATACGTCGGCCGAGCCGGAACACATCCACGAGATGTACGGCACCCAGCCGGGCAAGCCGAGTTTCGCGAACAACTGTCTGCTGGCGCGGCGGCTGGTCGAACGGGGCGTCCGGTTCGTCCAACTGTTCGACCAGGGTTGGGATCATCACGGCAGCGTCTTCCCCAGCCTGCAGCGAAAGTGCAAACAGGTGGATCAGCCGATCGCGGCTCTGATCCAGGATCTGCGGCAGCGCGGACTGCTGGACGAAACGCTTGTCGTCTGGGGGGCCGAGTTCGGTCGAACCCCGATGGTTCAGGATCGGGCCAATACGGGCCGCCCCAACGACAAAGTGGGCCGCGACCACCACAAGGATGCCTACTCGGTCTGGATGGCGGGAGGTGGCGTGAAAGGGGGATTCAGCTACGGGCGAACCGACGACATCGGTTTTCACGTCGTCGAAAACCCCATGCACGTCAACGACTTCCACGCAACGCTGCTGCATCTGCTGGGAGTCGACCACGAGCAGTTGACCTTCCGGTTCCAAGGCCGCGATTTCCGTCTGACAGACGTCGGCGGCGTGGTCGCCCGGGACGTGCTTGCCTGA
- a CDS encoding PSD1 and planctomycete cytochrome C domain-containing protein, translated as MSVRAGENAAASPDDSRTAVTKILVQHCHECHGPDDREGGLRLLGRKDLFLLNDSGEPAIVAGRAAESELIRRVTATPESGERMPPEGAGLSAEEIETLRRWIDAGAEWDGTGEEQPRHWAYERPLRPDVPEVRREGWNRNPIDAFILSRLAADGAALEPSDPAEPGKLLRRVYLDLIGLPPTVEELNAFLADPSQTHYEQIVDRLLASPRYGEKWARQWLDLARYADSNGFQADQFREIWAWRDWVIEAFNRDMPFDEFTIAQLAGDLLPGATLADRIATGFHRCTTCNVEAGVDPEENRVNQIVDRVNTTGLVWLGTTLECAQCHNHKYDPFSQQDYYQLFAFFNNTPLEVERPGDSGVQYEVAGPKMDLPLDEIERTRRAELNDKRDDLNAKLARRKKALETEQQAWEDGLRETLANPPEWHTLDVVTFESKGGASFERLEDGSVRLTGKAPDKDEYLVTLETDLTGITGLRLECLADETLPGNGPGRGSAERPNFVLYEFEVAAGPADGTQKLKPVDLHSPVADFSQQRWDVAGLIDGDPKTGWAINPQFGKSHHASFQTDKPLGFERGTRITVRLPQGYGGARTIGRLRLSAMTGDPGADSIPQEVRDILAVVPRERTEKQQQALRKHHWQSDPAAAKLQRQIAAVDKQLSSIRPDTTLVMVELNEPRMTQIFKRGSFLTPGATVEPATPAVLHELQAELPEGEQPDRLTLARWIASPENPLIGRVTVNRWWAEFFGRGIVETLEDFGTQGERPTHPELLDWLAVEFVENGWSMKHIHRLIVTSATYQQDSRVSPEQLELDPLNRLYARGPRFRLAAESIRDNALAVSGLLSEKMGGPPVYPPQPSGIWRHVGRNAPKYNTDTDEDRYRRGIYVVWRRSAPYPSFVNFDAPDRGACVVNRSRTNTPLQALTLLNDPAYVEMAAALAVRIATAEADSPRQRIEYAYRVCMSRQPKTEEVNHLLAVFEGELQRFEKDTAAAEKVVSGNVDGSGVSRPRLAAWFTIANILLNLDETITKS; from the coding sequence ATGTCGGTTCGCGCAGGCGAGAACGCTGCCGCTTCGCCCGATGATTCGCGGACCGCGGTGACGAAGATCCTGGTTCAGCACTGCCACGAGTGCCACGGCCCGGATGATCGGGAAGGAGGCCTGAGACTGCTCGGCCGCAAGGATCTGTTTCTGCTGAACGATTCGGGGGAGCCCGCGATCGTCGCAGGACGGGCGGCCGAGAGTGAACTGATCCGTCGCGTCACCGCCACTCCAGAAAGTGGCGAGCGGATGCCGCCTGAAGGAGCAGGGCTCTCGGCGGAGGAAATCGAAACCCTGCGTCGCTGGATCGATGCGGGAGCGGAATGGGACGGGACGGGCGAAGAGCAACCCCGCCACTGGGCGTACGAACGCCCCCTCCGCCCCGACGTTCCCGAAGTTCGACGTGAAGGGTGGAACCGCAACCCCATCGACGCCTTCATCCTGTCGCGGCTCGCGGCAGACGGGGCTGCGCTTGAGCCGTCTGACCCTGCCGAGCCGGGCAAGCTGCTTCGACGCGTCTATCTCGACCTGATCGGTCTGCCTCCCACGGTGGAGGAACTGAACGCGTTTCTGGCCGATCCGTCGCAGACGCACTACGAACAGATCGTGGATCGGCTGCTCGCTTCGCCACGTTATGGAGAGAAGTGGGCGCGACAGTGGCTGGACCTGGCCCGCTACGCCGACTCGAACGGCTTTCAGGCGGACCAGTTTCGCGAAATCTGGGCGTGGCGCGACTGGGTGATCGAAGCCTTCAACCGGGACATGCCGTTTGACGAGTTCACGATTGCGCAGCTGGCCGGAGATCTGCTGCCGGGCGCGACGCTCGCTGACCGGATCGCTACGGGCTTTCACCGCTGTACGACGTGCAACGTCGAGGCGGGGGTCGACCCGGAAGAGAACCGGGTGAACCAGATCGTCGACCGCGTCAACACGACCGGCCTCGTCTGGCTGGGGACGACGCTCGAATGTGCCCAGTGCCACAATCACAAGTACGATCCGTTTTCGCAGCAGGACTACTACCAGCTCTTCGCGTTCTTCAACAACACCCCGCTGGAAGTCGAACGGCCCGGTGATTCGGGCGTTCAGTACGAAGTGGCCGGCCCGAAGATGGATCTGCCGCTCGACGAGATCGAACGGACCAGGCGGGCCGAATTGAACGACAAACGTGATGATCTGAACGCGAAACTGGCCCGGCGGAAAAAAGCGCTCGAGACAGAACAGCAGGCGTGGGAAGACGGTCTTCGCGAGACTCTCGCCAATCCTCCCGAGTGGCATACGCTTGATGTTGTTACGTTCGAATCGAAAGGCGGCGCGTCGTTCGAGCGGCTCGAGGATGGTTCGGTGCGGCTGACCGGCAAGGCGCCGGACAAGGACGAGTACCTGGTCACACTCGAGACGGACCTGACCGGTATTACGGGACTGCGGCTCGAATGTCTCGCCGATGAGACGCTGCCGGGCAACGGGCCGGGACGTGGCAGCGCCGAACGACCGAACTTCGTGCTCTACGAGTTCGAAGTCGCGGCCGGTCCCGCTGACGGAACTCAGAAACTGAAGCCGGTCGACCTGCATTCGCCGGTCGCGGACTTCTCGCAGCAGCGTTGGGATGTGGCCGGGCTGATTGACGGCGACCCAAAGACCGGCTGGGCCATCAATCCGCAGTTCGGCAAGTCGCACCATGCATCGTTCCAGACGGACAAACCGCTCGGATTCGAGAGAGGAACGCGGATCACCGTTCGCCTTCCCCAGGGATACGGCGGCGCGAGGACGATTGGCCGGCTGCGACTCTCGGCGATGACCGGCGATCCCGGGGCCGATTCAATTCCGCAGGAGGTTCGCGACATCCTGGCGGTTGTCCCCAGGGAGCGAACCGAGAAGCAGCAGCAAGCTCTGCGCAAGCACCACTGGCAGTCCGATCCGGCCGCCGCGAAGCTGCAGCGACAGATCGCTGCTGTTGACAAGCAGCTGAGTTCCATTCGTCCTGATACCACGCTCGTGATGGTGGAACTGAACGAGCCGCGGATGACGCAGATCTTCAAGCGGGGCAGCTTCCTGACGCCGGGGGCGACGGTGGAGCCGGCGACACCCGCGGTGCTCCACGAGCTGCAGGCGGAGCTTCCTGAAGGAGAGCAGCCGGACCGGCTGACACTCGCCCGCTGGATCGCTTCTCCCGAGAATCCGCTGATCGGCCGGGTGACGGTCAACCGCTGGTGGGCGGAGTTCTTCGGTCGCGGGATCGTCGAGACACTCGAGGACTTCGGAACGCAGGGTGAACGGCCAACGCATCCGGAACTGCTCGACTGGCTGGCGGTGGAGTTCGTCGAGAATGGCTGGTCGATGAAGCACATTCATCGGCTGATCGTGACCTCCGCCACCTATCAGCAGGACTCCCGCGTCTCTCCCGAACAACTCGAACTTGATCCGTTGAACCGCCTGTATGCACGGGGGCCTCGTTTTCGACTCGCTGCCGAGTCCATTCGCGACAATGCTCTGGCAGTCAGCGGCCTGCTCTCCGAGAAGATGGGGGGGCCACCCGTTTATCCGCCGCAGCCGTCGGGCATCTGGCGTCACGTCGGACGGAACGCACCGAAGTACAACACGGATACCGACGAGGATCGCTATCGCCGGGGGATTTACGTCGTCTGGCGGCGGAGCGCTCCGTATCCCAGCTTCGTGAACTTCGATGCCCCCGACCGCGGAGCCTGCGTCGTCAATCGCTCCCGTACGAACACGCCGCTGCAGGCGCTGACGTTGCTGAACGACCCCGCCTACGTCGAGATGGCGGCGGCGCTGGCCGTTCGCATCGCAACCGCCGAGGCCGACTCGCCGCGCCAGCGGATCGAGTATGCCTATCGCGTCTGCATGTCGCGGCAGCCGAAGACTGAAGAGGTCAACCACCTGCTCGCCGTCTTCGAGGGAGAGCTGCAGCGGTTCGAGAAGGATACCGCCGCCGCAGAGAAGGTGGTGAGCGGGAACGTTGACGGATCCGGGGTGAGTCGGCCGCGACTGGCCGCCTGGTTCACGATCGCGAACATCCTCCTCAATCTCGACGAAACCATTACCAAGAGCTGA
- a CDS encoding STAS domain-containing protein has protein sequence MRFHLTAACGALQRARDLARIVPNWLPSWNRIMQPNSEFFDRVYIRGVKVLRLNLPSLMDEGMVEQFSGALHRVTSGAGAGGESFALNFSGVPYLSSSGAGAFIRFVNQVKADGGRTVFCELKPAVGDLFKIMHLERLCPVVPTEADAVEKLAND, from the coding sequence ATGCGATTCCACCTGACCGCCGCCTGTGGTGCGCTGCAGCGAGCCCGCGATCTCGCTCGAATCGTGCCCAACTGGCTGCCCTCCTGGAACCGGATCATGCAACCGAACAGCGAATTCTTCGACCGCGTGTACATCCGTGGCGTCAAGGTGCTGCGTCTGAACCTTCCAAGTCTCATGGATGAAGGGATGGTCGAACAGTTCAGCGGCGCCCTGCACCGCGTGACCAGCGGCGCCGGAGCGGGGGGTGAATCGTTCGCGCTGAACTTCTCGGGCGTTCCGTACCTCTCCAGCAGTGGCGCCGGCGCATTCATCCGGTTCGTCAACCAGGTGAAGGCAGACGGCGGACGAACGGTCTTCTGCGAACTGAAACCGGCCGTCGGCGATCTGTTCAAGATCATGCACCTCGAACGGCTCTGTCCCGTCGTCCCCACCGAGGCAGATGCCGTCGAGAAGCTGGCAAACGACTGA
- a CDS encoding PP2C family protein-serine/threonine phosphatase, translated as MRVLVVDDDPISLRLIQANLETWGGYEVTTARDGGEAWERMQSEAFPLLITDWLMPELNGVDLVRRVRAAGRAEYTYIILQTAKSEMTDLVEGMEAGADDFLSKPIDLSELRVRVRAGERIVRLERELSDKNARLNAANQRMRADLEAASRLQQSLLPPPVLNFGGVRFEWAYRPCEELAGDTLNVFPIDDDRVVLYALDVCGHGIPAALLSVTLSRILAPGAEAGPSSRGPFEAVTHLARPEAVAADLNRQFSIHSAQRQFFTLWYGVLNLKTLELTMTGAGHPGPFLLRAEDVVETVAPLDPPVGIHREFDFTPQTIRLRPDDRMFIYSDGIPDAFNADREQFGVSRLLETFRETRRRSLSDALEDMIDRVTEWCRPGMPQDDISCLALEVGG; from the coding sequence ATGCGTGTACTTGTCGTGGACGACGATCCGATCTCGCTTCGTCTGATTCAGGCGAATCTGGAGACGTGGGGCGGCTACGAAGTGACGACCGCTCGGGACGGCGGCGAGGCGTGGGAGCGAATGCAGTCGGAAGCCTTCCCGCTGTTGATCACGGATTGGCTGATGCCGGAGCTGAACGGCGTCGATCTTGTCCGTCGCGTCCGTGCTGCTGGTCGCGCTGAGTACACGTACATCATCCTGCAGACCGCCAAATCCGAGATGACAGATCTCGTGGAAGGGATGGAGGCGGGGGCGGATGACTTTCTCTCGAAGCCGATCGATCTGAGCGAACTCCGTGTGCGGGTACGGGCCGGCGAACGGATCGTCAGGCTCGAACGGGAACTCTCGGACAAGAATGCCCGGCTGAATGCGGCCAACCAGCGGATGCGTGCGGACCTCGAAGCCGCCAGCCGTCTCCAGCAGTCACTGCTGCCTCCGCCAGTCCTCAACTTCGGCGGCGTCCGGTTCGAGTGGGCGTACCGTCCGTGCGAAGAACTGGCCGGCGATACGCTGAACGTCTTTCCCATCGATGATGATCGCGTGGTGCTGTATGCTCTGGACGTCTGCGGACACGGGATTCCCGCGGCGCTTCTGTCGGTGACGCTCTCGCGGATTCTGGCACCGGGGGCCGAAGCGGGACCTTCTTCGCGGGGGCCGTTCGAAGCGGTCACACATCTGGCCAGGCCGGAAGCAGTCGCTGCAGACCTCAATCGTCAGTTCTCGATCCATTCGGCGCAGCGGCAATTCTTTACGCTGTGGTATGGCGTCTTGAATCTGAAGACGCTGGAGCTGACGATGACCGGTGCGGGGCATCCAGGACCTTTTCTGCTGCGTGCGGAAGACGTCGTCGAAACCGTCGCACCGCTCGATCCGCCGGTGGGTATTCATCGCGAGTTTGACTTCACGCCGCAGACCATCCGGCTGCGTCCCGACGACCGGATGTTCATCTACTCTGACGGCATTCCGGATGCGTTCAATGCGGATCGCGAACAGTTCGGCGTATCACGTCTGCTCGAGACGTTTCGGGAGACGCGCCGCCGCTCGCTGAGCGATGCTCTCGAGGACATGATCGACCGGGTGACCGAATGGTGCCGCCCGGGCATGCCGCAGGACGACATTTCGTGCCTGGCGCTGGAAGTGGGCGGCTGA
- a CDS encoding c-type cytochrome — protein MAQPMWNGFPGSLFLVLMIVVAAAGAEETPAAATDQKADPDRGYRILREQPFLPADFSQQTFDQLWAVWPEPLRSQARNASAAERRRLAFSRYGLMEPPDSPGSGPALGYVPTEQGWVMNCLACHGGKVAGEVMAGLPNSHFAMQTLVEDVRKAKLLRLKPLSHLDVAAATIPLGTTNGTTNSVIFGVVLGALRRPDMSVDRNRQVPDLKHHDMDAPPFWNVRKKSRLYIDGFAPKTHRPLVQFMLLPRNDRKTVLGWEDEFRDILAWIESVQPPEYPGPVDGELADRGRSVFEKNCAECHGTYGADESYPERMIPIDVIGTDPLRLTALSPAHRQWMKDGWMSRFGEDDVWTHPEGYIAPPLDGIWASAPYFHNGSVPTLWHVLNSDHRPVVWKRTEDGYDHDRLGLEVAEFESVPPDVVRSDERRRYFDSRQPGKSAAGHTFPDRLADEEKRALLEYLKTL, from the coding sequence ATGGCCCAGCCAATGTGGAACGGATTTCCAGGATCGCTGTTCCTCGTTCTGATGATCGTTGTCGCCGCGGCCGGTGCGGAAGAAACGCCCGCCGCTGCGACGGATCAGAAGGCCGATCCGGACCGCGGATACCGCATTCTCCGCGAGCAGCCGTTTCTTCCTGCCGACTTCAGTCAGCAGACGTTCGATCAGCTGTGGGCGGTCTGGCCGGAACCCCTTCGCAGTCAGGCGCGGAACGCCTCCGCAGCCGAGCGGCGGAGACTCGCCTTCTCGCGGTATGGTCTGATGGAGCCGCCCGATTCTCCCGGCAGCGGCCCCGCTCTCGGATATGTCCCGACAGAACAGGGCTGGGTGATGAACTGCCTCGCCTGCCACGGCGGAAAGGTGGCCGGCGAGGTGATGGCGGGGCTTCCCAATTCGCACTTCGCCATGCAGACCCTCGTCGAGGACGTCCGCAAGGCGAAGCTGCTGCGGCTCAAACCGCTTTCGCATCTCGATGTCGCGGCGGCCACGATTCCCCTGGGAACAACCAACGGAACCACGAACTCCGTCATCTTCGGCGTCGTGCTGGGTGCCCTCCGCCGGCCGGACATGTCTGTGGACCGCAATCGCCAGGTCCCCGATCTGAAGCATCACGACATGGATGCACCACCCTTCTGGAATGTCCGCAAGAAGTCGCGACTGTACATCGACGGTTTCGCCCCGAAGACGCACCGCCCACTCGTCCAGTTCATGCTGCTGCCTCGCAACGACCGCAAGACGGTGCTCGGCTGGGAGGATGAGTTCCGCGACATCCTCGCCTGGATCGAGTCCGTTCAGCCGCCCGAGTATCCCGGCCCGGTCGACGGCGAACTCGCGGACCGCGGAAGGAGCGTCTTCGAGAAGAACTGCGCCGAATGTCACGGAACATACGGAGCCGACGAATCGTATCCGGAGCGGATGATCCCGATTGACGTCATCGGCACCGACCCGTTGCGGCTGACGGCCCTCTCGCCGGCGCATCGGCAGTGGATGAAGGACGGCTGGATGAGCCGTTTTGGAGAAGACGACGTCTGGACGCACCCCGAGGGTTACATCGCGCCGCCGCTCGACGGGATCTGGGCCTCGGCACCGTACTTCCACAATGGCTCGGTTCCAACGCTGTGGCACGTGCTCAACTCCGATCACAGGCCGGTTGTCTGGAAGCGGACGGAAGACGGCTACGACCACGACCGGTTGGGGCTGGAAGTCGCCGAGTTCGAGAGCGTTCCCCCGGACGTTGTCCGCAGCGACGAACGTCGTCGCTATTTCGACTCCCGGCAGCCGGGCAAGAGCGCCGCCGGCCACACGTTTCCCGATCGTCTCGCGGACGAGGAGAAGCGAGCGTTGCTGGAGTATCTCAAAACGCTCTGA
- a CDS encoding CBS domain-containing protein, translated as MVRRFCRETGGTSSVEYAIMLVVVLAIPIAVAKLFGVATGDSFGDVLGSRSAQRQVATATYSTRPVAADEEPSLLLNPRLWLIVESVVILILGGALTYGVWQRNRRDRLPDEMEPDEDEVAETGNGGLNRDAIFAKRKHIHRIFSINMPAVCSGRIEVRHIMSTRLTTIGPDATGEEVAAQLGQDRLRHLLVVDDAGKLIGIISDRDALRKAGKCAREMMTPKPFTVEPSTRLKPAATSLIQRRISCLPVVENGELCGVLTGTDLILALQCTMYILESLGQEVARGYGTAPQQQPAAPASNAGTAPSAARTSPASTPAATPSGNAAPASSPQSLQPTV; from the coding sequence TTGGTCCGAAGATTCTGTCGGGAGACCGGCGGCACAAGTTCCGTCGAATACGCCATCATGCTGGTCGTCGTGCTGGCGATCCCGATTGCGGTCGCGAAGCTGTTCGGCGTGGCAACCGGTGACAGCTTCGGCGACGTACTGGGATCGCGGTCCGCACAGCGTCAGGTGGCAACGGCGACATACTCCACGCGGCCGGTTGCTGCCGACGAGGAACCGTCGCTGCTTCTCAATCCGCGCCTCTGGCTGATCGTTGAGAGCGTGGTGATCCTGATTCTGGGCGGCGCACTGACCTACGGCGTCTGGCAGCGGAATCGCCGTGATCGGCTCCCGGACGAGATGGAGCCTGACGAAGACGAAGTGGCCGAGACCGGCAATGGTGGTCTGAACCGCGACGCCATCTTCGCCAAGCGGAAACACATCCACCGTATCTTCTCGATCAACATGCCGGCCGTCTGCTCCGGCAGGATCGAGGTGCGGCACATCATGTCGACCCGGCTGACCACCATCGGACCCGATGCCACCGGCGAAGAAGTCGCCGCACAGCTCGGCCAGGACCGCCTGAGGCACCTGCTGGTCGTCGACGATGCCGGCAAGCTGATTGGAATCATCAGTGACCGGGATGCACTGCGCAAGGCCGGCAAATGCGCCCGCGAGATGATGACGCCGAAGCCGTTTACGGTGGAACCGTCGACGCGGCTCAAACCGGCCGCCACATCTCTGATCCAGCGGCGGATCTCCTGTCTGCCGGTCGTCGAGAACGGCGAACTGTGCGGCGTGCTCACCGGGACGGATCTGATTCTGGCCCTGCAGTGCACGATGTACATTCTGGAGTCACTCGGCCAGGAAGTGGCCCGCGGCTACGGCACAGCCCCGCAACAGCAACCGGCTGCCCCGGCCTCAAACGCCGGCACTGCTCCCTCCGCAGCGAGAACGTCTCCGGCGTCGACTCCTGCGGCCACTCCCAGCGGCAACGCCGCCCCCGCCAGCAGTCCTCAGAGCCTGCAGCCGACGGTGTGA